Proteins from a single region of Sneathiella aquimaris:
- a CDS encoding aspartate/glutamate racemase family protein — MCPQRNFIVVGGGVGPAAGVAFHQKLIDMLDNRGMGDQGHAPVIHLSMSPYVLDRTAYLLSNQQGINPGTAMGSSVNAACLAFEGVAQKFVVGVPCNTFHSKVVYEAYLEQLESNQICPINMIEETKNYIQQKLPTDKIILLSTSGTRETQVYSSQIPVLETRDVPNPQDKNTKRLSYFLTQEGNPDLRKISVAPQAAVMAAIYDPEIGVKGSEPNFSQAKWVFDVVIDLLKEGHAQRSAKKENYSVIMGCTEIPLAYAYGEGPLILGEFEKYIDPMEILAARLITAAGYPLKRAFAEKYDYMLSSEVLAEPEDSAQIRLHVEDFAENIKIRSKL; from the coding sequence ATGTGTCCTCAAAGAAATTTTATTGTCGTTGGCGGTGGGGTCGGACCCGCAGCTGGCGTTGCTTTTCATCAGAAACTTATTGATATGCTTGATAACCGAGGCATGGGAGATCAGGGGCATGCCCCGGTAATTCATCTTTCAATGTCACCCTACGTTCTTGATCGGACTGCGTACCTGCTTAGTAACCAACAGGGGATCAATCCTGGAACGGCCATGGGATCTTCCGTCAATGCCGCCTGTCTTGCATTTGAAGGAGTGGCGCAGAAATTTGTGGTCGGCGTTCCCTGCAACACTTTTCACTCTAAAGTTGTGTATGAAGCCTATCTCGAACAATTGGAAAGCAACCAGATTTGCCCCATCAACATGATCGAAGAGACAAAAAATTACATTCAGCAGAAGCTGCCGACCGACAAGATCATCCTTTTGTCGACCTCTGGCACTCGGGAAACCCAAGTCTATAGTTCGCAAATTCCAGTTCTCGAAACTAGGGATGTTCCCAACCCACAGGACAAAAACACTAAGAGACTGAGTTACTTCCTAACGCAGGAAGGAAATCCTGACCTAAGGAAAATCAGTGTTGCGCCGCAAGCGGCTGTCATGGCTGCAATTTATGACCCGGAAATCGGTGTAAAGGGAAGTGAGCCCAATTTTTCCCAAGCAAAATGGGTTTTTGATGTTGTCATCGATCTATTGAAAGAAGGCCATGCCCAACGGTCTGCAAAAAAGGAAAATTACAGCGTCATTATGGGGTGCACAGAAATACCGCTGGCCTATGCCTATGGCGAAGGCCCGCTCATTTTAGGAGAGTTCGAAAAATATATCGATCCAATGGAAATCCTGGCCGCCCGCTTGATCACTGCCGCGGGGTATCCGCTTAAACGGGCGTTTGCAGAAAAGTATGATTACATGTTGAGTTCAGAAGTGCTCGCAGAACCGGAGGACAGCGCACAAATTCGCCTTCACGTCGAAGACTTTGCGGAAAACATCAAGATCCGGTCGAAACTGTAA
- a CDS encoding flavin-dependent oxidoreductase: MQKPEGIIVGGGLVGLTLALALHQKGYKCRIYETVPELLPLGVGINLLPHSVQNLAKLGLLDALKKVAIETSSLSYYTEDGKTIWSEPRGLAAGYDVPQFSIHRGDFHMILLAAVKERLGEDCLFMDHRFSRYEQDGDGVTAYFTNHAGTQEQQTVHADYLVGADGINSRLRKILYPDEGPPHYSGQMLWRGVTEMAPFKDGKSMFMAGHNDLKLVAYPIRAESAARGKSYINWIAERRIPSDLAGRQADWNAEGLLSEFKFDFDSWDLGWLDVNALFDNAISIHKFPMIDRDPIPKWSFDRITLMGDAAHAMYPNGSNGVSQGVLDAMEFVSLLQKGGNITDILTQYEGNRRPHTTRISLANRETGPEKVMEMVKDACTGDCADTHTCIPADKLEEVATAYKKLAGFDKESLKKAL, translated from the coding sequence GTGCAAAAACCAGAAGGCATTATCGTAGGGGGAGGGCTCGTTGGTTTGACGTTGGCCCTCGCCTTGCACCAAAAAGGATATAAATGCCGCATTTATGAGACCGTTCCTGAACTATTACCGCTTGGTGTCGGGATTAACCTTCTTCCGCATTCCGTCCAAAATCTGGCGAAACTGGGTTTATTGGACGCCCTTAAAAAGGTTGCGATCGAAACATCCAGTCTCAGCTATTATACCGAAGATGGGAAAACAATCTGGAGCGAACCCAGAGGCTTGGCCGCCGGTTATGACGTCCCTCAGTTTTCCATACATCGCGGCGATTTTCATATGATCCTGTTGGCGGCAGTCAAAGAACGCCTGGGCGAAGACTGCCTGTTTATGGATCACCGTTTCAGTCGTTATGAACAGGATGGCGACGGTGTAACGGCCTATTTCACAAACCATGCGGGTACCCAGGAACAGCAAACAGTCCATGCTGACTATCTGGTTGGCGCAGATGGCATCAATTCCCGTTTACGTAAGATATTGTATCCTGATGAAGGACCGCCGCACTATTCCGGTCAAATGTTATGGCGCGGAGTGACAGAAATGGCGCCCTTCAAGGACGGGAAATCCATGTTCATGGCGGGACATAATGATTTGAAACTCGTCGCTTATCCGATCCGGGCGGAAAGTGCGGCGCGTGGAAAATCCTATATTAACTGGATCGCAGAACGGCGGATCCCGTCTGATTTAGCGGGACGGCAGGCTGATTGGAATGCAGAAGGCCTGTTATCAGAGTTCAAATTTGATTTTGACTCGTGGGATCTTGGTTGGCTGGACGTTAACGCATTATTTGATAACGCAATTTCCATTCACAAATTTCCCATGATTGACCGGGACCCAATTCCGAAATGGAGCTTTGACAGGATCACCCTGATGGGTGATGCGGCCCATGCCATGTATCCGAATGGATCCAACGGAGTGTCTCAGGGCGTACTGGACGCCATGGAGTTTGTTTCCCTATTGCAAAAGGGCGGAAACATTACCGATATTCTGACACAATATGAAGGTAATCGGCGCCCGCATACAACACGCATCAGTCTTGCCAATCGGGAGACAGGGCCGGAAAAGGTCATGGAAATGGTGAAAGACGCCTGTACCGGAGACTGCGCGGACACGCATACCTGTATTCCGGCCGACAAACTGGAAGAGGTTGCGACAGCGTATAAAAAACTTGCTGGATTTGATAAGGAGAGCTTGAAAAAAGCCCTTTAA
- a CDS encoding GNAT family N-acetyltransferase: MDAGEALRAYGLENVADLPVNSDAYSIGLEKECLLLVACDAADKPIGFAFVKSIDGQAHLKEISVLRRYMRQGIGKQLLGLSEKWARDQGYQKITLTTYEFIPFNAPFYESMGYTVFTPSAAWPALLEIRQQEKAQGLDRQPRVCMFKTL; the protein is encoded by the coding sequence ATGGATGCAGGGGAAGCTTTACGTGCATATGGCCTTGAAAACGTTGCTGACCTGCCGGTTAATTCTGATGCCTACTCGATTGGACTTGAAAAAGAGTGCCTGCTGCTTGTTGCCTGCGATGCAGCCGACAAGCCTATTGGGTTTGCTTTTGTGAAGTCAATTGACGGTCAGGCGCACCTTAAGGAAATCTCAGTTTTACGCCGATATATGCGGCAGGGAATTGGAAAACAACTGCTTGGACTATCAGAAAAATGGGCCAGGGATCAGGGCTATCAAAAGATAACCCTGACGACCTATGAATTTATACCTTTCAACGCCCCTTTTTATGAGAGCATGGGATATACAGTTTTTACGCCATCCGCGGCGTGGCCCGCGCTTTTGGAAATTCGTCAACAGGAAAAAGCGCAGGGTCTGGATAGGCAACCGCGCGTCTGCATGTTCAAAACCCTTTAA
- a CDS encoding DsbA family oxidoreductase: protein MKIDIVSDTVCPWCLIGKRKLETALAERPDLDVEITWHPFQLHPDMPKEGADRTEFITQKFGSIERAKELYENVRQAGAAVGLDFQFGKVKRSPNTLNSHRLIRWAETAGLQNEVVEILFRKFFMEGADLGDDQVLIDAAKEAGMDVEIVKNLLESDADVELVSQEDARAREMGISGVPFFIFDNKYALSGAQDPATFIQVIEQIEAEGKEATS from the coding sequence ATGAAAATAGATATTGTCTCTGATACGGTCTGTCCCTGGTGCCTTATTGGCAAACGCAAACTAGAAACTGCGTTGGCAGAGCGACCTGATCTGGATGTCGAGATTACTTGGCATCCCTTTCAGCTTCATCCCGATATGCCCAAAGAAGGCGCCGATCGGACGGAATTCATTACCCAAAAATTTGGCAGCATAGAACGGGCCAAAGAATTGTATGAAAATGTCAGGCAGGCGGGTGCCGCCGTCGGACTTGACTTTCAATTCGGCAAGGTAAAGCGATCTCCCAATACGTTGAATTCGCACCGGCTTATTCGGTGGGCCGAAACAGCGGGCTTGCAAAATGAAGTCGTGGAAATCCTGTTTCGGAAATTTTTTATGGAAGGGGCCGATCTGGGCGATGACCAGGTGTTGATCGATGCTGCCAAAGAAGCAGGAATGGATGTCGAGATCGTCAAGAACCTTCTGGAAAGTGACGCCGATGTCGAACTTGTGTCCCAAGAAGATGCGCGGGCCCGTGAAATGGGTATCAGCGGCGTGCCGTTCTTCATTTTTGACAACAAATATGCGTTGTCAGGTGCACAGGATCCTGCAACCTTTATACAGGTCATTGAACAGATCGAGGCAGAAGGTAAAGAAGCGACCTCTTAG
- a CDS encoding DUF2164 domain-containing protein — protein MQIGLSDENKDQIATELGRFFATEFDENISHFRALQLVDFMVKKVGPSQYNQAVTDIQAFLLSKVEDLDIEFNQQEED, from the coding sequence ATGCAGATAGGGCTAAGTGACGAAAACAAGGATCAGATCGCGACGGAACTTGGTCGGTTCTTCGCCACAGAATTTGACGAAAATATCAGCCATTTCAGAGCGTTACAACTCGTAGACTTCATGGTGAAGAAAGTGGGTCCGTCACAGTATAATCAGGCTGTGACGGATATTCAGGCATTCCTGCTCTCTAAGGTCGAAGATCTGGACATCGAATTTAACCAGCAGGAAGAAGACTGA
- a CDS encoding DUF1330 domain-containing protein, whose amino-acid sequence MSVQFIALISVKHPDKMNEYKKVSSDALAKHQGKVLGGLPAPEALEATGEIPDVIAILEFPSIDHARAWRQDPDLAPVHALRNGAGSSTILALPALK is encoded by the coding sequence ATGTCAGTACAATTCATCGCGCTTATTTCTGTAAAACATCCGGATAAAATGAATGAGTATAAAAAAGTGTCGTCGGACGCCCTGGCGAAACATCAGGGAAAAGTACTTGGCGGGCTTCCTGCTCCTGAAGCGTTGGAAGCGACTGGTGAAATACCGGATGTTATTGCAATCCTCGAATTTCCATCAATTGACCATGCGCGTGCGTGGCGCCAGGATCCAGACCTTGCCCCGGTTCATGCCTTAAGAAATGGGGCCGGAAGTTCGACTATTTTAGCCCTTCCTGCCTTAAAATAA
- a CDS encoding NADPH-dependent FMN reductase codes for MIKIGIVIGSIRENSESSRVSHYVDGLLHRTHLDCDTEIFDLRLLDLPLWTEDKWDSNSPVSQNWLPLSRKLSECDGFVFVVPEWAGMAPPHLKNFLLMCDKGELAHKPCQLIGISSGMGGAYPVAELRMSGYKNNMLMWLPDHMILRNVTKLFADTPPNSLDLELTERLNYSLGFLVDTAIALKPVREKNQNLKKYKNGM; via the coding sequence ATGATCAAAATTGGTATAGTAATTGGAAGTATCAGGGAAAATTCTGAGTCTTCCCGAGTATCTCATTACGTTGATGGTTTATTGCACCGGACTCATTTGGATTGCGATACAGAGATTTTTGATTTGCGTCTGCTGGACCTTCCTTTATGGACTGAAGACAAATGGGATAGCAATAGTCCGGTTAGTCAAAACTGGTTGCCGCTTTCACGTAAGTTGTCTGAGTGTGATGGATTTGTTTTTGTGGTTCCTGAATGGGCTGGAATGGCCCCTCCTCATCTTAAAAACTTCCTATTGATGTGCGACAAGGGTGAACTGGCCCATAAACCCTGTCAGTTGATCGGAATTAGTTCTGGTATGGGCGGCGCCTATCCTGTTGCTGAACTACGGATGAGCGGATATAAAAACAACATGCTGATGTGGCTACCCGATCACATGATTTTACGAAATGTGACAAAGCTTTTTGCAGATACACCGCCGAATAGTCTGGATCTGGAACTAACCGAGCGGCTTAATTATTCTCTAGGATTTCTGGTTGATACCGCAATAGCGTTGAAGCCGGTTCGCGAGAAGAACCAAAATCTGAAAAAATATAAAAATGGAATGTAA
- the mfd gene encoding transcription-repair coupling factor: MTNTLQSSVISKLIGLEKTNQNCRLESVPEGYDAYLLAKIAAQASHDILYVLREDIRMAATESTLNFFDPSLEVISIPAWDCQPYDRVSPNSEIVAHRMTSLARLTERAEKPRIILTTVNAMLQRTPSIDMIKGARFSAKVGDTVDISALTAFLVANGFSRIGTVMEQGEFAVRGGLIDIFPPALKEPVRLDFFGDTLEGIRTFDSLSQKSTGKLKQIEFTAATEFLLDDAAVTRFRKGYRENFGSVTGDDPLYEAVSEKRKHAGMEHWLPLFHDKMQLITDFLPDAMIFLDYLCDESRDARLETIKDYFETREAAAIGKNVDYHPLSPEKLYVTLEEWNDLLSVRATCQISPYRSGAEGADIFDAQGKEGRDFAPERKLQDSNIYDHLRKHITQILGQGKQTILTHFSEGSLERNEKVLKDHGISPISRISSFEDLKSNLNIPYLTVLGLEKGFEAPDFVVIGEQDVLGDRLVRPRKISRKSDNFIAEASQLSPMDYVVHVDHGVAQYEGLKTIDISGAPHDCVTLLYDGGDKIYLPVENIEMLSRYGGADAGATLDRLGGSGWQAKKAKLKKKVMEMADQLIKIAASRHLKKAERLIPPDGAYAEFCAGFPFEETEDQLNAINNTLDDLTSGKPMDRLICGDVGFGKTEVALRAAFSASLAGKQVAVVTPTTLLSRQHYKTFSQRFSGLPVNVAQLSRMVTTKEANLTKKGLAAGQVDIVIGTHALLGKSVDFKNLGLVIVDEEQHFGVVHKERLKEMRADLHVLTLTATPIPRTLQLAMTGIRDLSIIATPPVDRLAVRTFVLPFDPVVIREALLREHYRGGQSFFVCPRLADLKEVGKYLKEHVPEVKFVTAHGQMPAKELDDTMNAFYDGAYDVLVATNIVESGLDIPTANTLITYRADMFGLAQLYQIRGRIGRSKTRAYAYLTLPPRKKPTAAAERRLRVLQSLDTLGAGFTLASHDLDIRGAGNLLGDEQSGHVKEVGFELYQEMLEEAVAAARDGTLEGGEEAEDKWSPSINIGTSVLIPETYVSDITVRMDLYRRIAAQDTEQEINAFAVEMVDRFGSMPEEVKHLVEVMTIKQYCKAANIEKIEAGPKGAVLTFRDNRFDNPGGLVAFISKQPGSAKLRADHKMVYTRSWDHPDDRLKGVLWLSQNLAKIAKAT; this comes from the coding sequence ATGACTAACACCCTTCAGTCCAGCGTAATCAGTAAACTGATTGGCCTCGAAAAAACCAACCAAAACTGCCGTCTTGAATCTGTTCCTGAAGGATATGACGCATATTTGCTGGCGAAAATAGCCGCGCAGGCGTCGCACGACATTCTTTATGTTCTGCGCGAAGATATCCGCATGGCCGCGACAGAATCGACCCTTAACTTTTTTGATCCTTCTTTGGAAGTGATCAGCATTCCCGCCTGGGATTGTCAGCCCTATGACCGGGTCTCTCCCAACTCCGAGATTGTCGCCCACCGCATGACAAGCCTTGCCCGATTGACAGAAAGGGCGGAAAAGCCGCGCATCATTCTGACCACGGTCAACGCGATGTTACAACGCACTCCTTCCATAGACATGATCAAAGGGGCCAGGTTCTCTGCGAAGGTAGGCGACACTGTTGATATTTCAGCGTTGACCGCGTTTCTGGTTGCCAACGGTTTTTCCCGGATCGGTACTGTGATGGAGCAGGGGGAATTCGCAGTTCGCGGCGGATTGATAGATATTTTCCCACCTGCCCTGAAAGAACCTGTGCGTCTCGATTTTTTTGGTGATACTCTTGAAGGGATCAGAACCTTTGACTCGCTCAGTCAAAAATCAACTGGCAAACTGAAACAAATTGAATTTACAGCAGCAACGGAATTCCTGTTGGATGATGCCGCCGTTACCCGGTTCAGAAAAGGGTATCGCGAGAATTTTGGAAGTGTAACAGGCGACGACCCTTTGTATGAAGCGGTCAGTGAAAAGCGCAAACATGCCGGTATGGAGCATTGGTTACCCTTGTTCCATGACAAAATGCAGCTGATAACGGACTTCCTGCCAGATGCGATGATCTTTCTGGATTATTTGTGTGATGAATCTAGGGACGCCCGTCTGGAAACAATCAAGGATTATTTCGAAACCCGCGAAGCGGCCGCCATTGGTAAAAATGTCGACTATCACCCGCTTTCACCTGAAAAACTGTATGTCACACTGGAAGAATGGAACGACTTGCTGTCGGTTCGGGCAACGTGCCAGATTTCTCCATATCGCAGCGGCGCTGAAGGCGCGGACATTTTCGATGCTCAAGGAAAAGAAGGGCGTGATTTTGCCCCTGAACGAAAACTTCAGGACAGCAATATTTACGACCATCTGCGAAAGCATATTACGCAGATACTGGGGCAGGGCAAACAGACCATTTTGACCCACTTTTCAGAAGGCTCCCTGGAAAGAAACGAAAAGGTTCTGAAAGACCACGGGATCAGCCCGATCAGTCGTATTTCGTCTTTTGAAGACCTTAAAAGCAACCTGAACATCCCTTATTTAACCGTATTGGGTTTGGAAAAAGGCTTTGAGGCACCAGATTTCGTTGTCATTGGAGAGCAGGATGTTTTGGGAGACCGTCTTGTTCGGCCCCGTAAAATATCCCGTAAAAGTGACAATTTCATTGCCGAAGCTTCACAGCTATCGCCAATGGATTATGTTGTTCACGTTGATCATGGTGTAGCTCAATATGAAGGATTGAAAACCATCGATATTTCCGGCGCACCGCATGATTGTGTCACGCTGTTATATGATGGTGGGGACAAAATCTACCTGCCTGTTGAAAATATTGAAATGCTGTCCCGTTATGGCGGCGCTGACGCGGGGGCGACCCTTGATCGGCTTGGCGGTAGTGGCTGGCAGGCTAAAAAAGCCAAGCTGAAGAAAAAGGTCATGGAAATGGCCGATCAGCTTATTAAAATTGCCGCATCCCGCCACTTGAAAAAAGCCGAACGATTGATACCGCCGGATGGGGCGTATGCAGAATTTTGTGCGGGCTTTCCATTTGAGGAAACCGAAGATCAGCTAAATGCCATCAATAATACGCTGGATGATTTGACCTCTGGCAAACCCATGGACCGATTGATCTGTGGGGATGTTGGGTTCGGTAAAACAGAAGTAGCGCTGCGGGCTGCTTTTTCAGCCTCCCTTGCTGGCAAGCAGGTCGCAGTTGTAACGCCAACAACGCTTCTGTCCCGTCAACATTACAAAACTTTCAGTCAACGATTTTCTGGCCTTCCCGTTAATGTTGCGCAACTGTCCCGCATGGTCACAACGAAAGAGGCAAACCTGACCAAAAAAGGGCTGGCCGCCGGTCAAGTGGATATTGTGATCGGTACTCATGCTTTGCTTGGAAAAAGTGTCGATTTCAAAAATCTGGGCCTTGTGATCGTCGATGAAGAGCAGCATTTTGGTGTGGTTCATAAAGAACGACTAAAAGAAATGCGAGCGGACCTGCATGTTCTGACATTGACAGCAACCCCCATACCCAGAACCTTGCAACTGGCAATGACAGGCATTCGGGATCTATCGATTATTGCAACCCCGCCTGTGGACAGACTTGCTGTTCGCACATTTGTCTTGCCCTTCGATCCGGTTGTGATCCGCGAAGCCTTGCTGCGCGAACATTATCGAGGCGGCCAAAGCTTCTTTGTCTGCCCCCGATTGGCCGATTTGAAAGAAGTCGGCAAATACCTGAAAGAGCATGTCCCCGAAGTCAAATTTGTAACGGCTCACGGACAGATGCCCGCAAAAGAGCTGGATGACACCATGAACGCCTTTTATGACGGGGCTTATGATGTTCTGGTCGCAACAAATATTGTTGAGTCTGGTTTGGATATTCCAACAGCCAATACCCTTATAACTTATCGCGCGGATATGTTTGGTCTGGCGCAACTTTACCAAATTCGGGGTCGAATTGGCCGTTCGAAAACGCGGGCCTATGCGTATCTGACGTTACCCCCCCGCAAAAAACCGACAGCCGCAGCCGAACGGCGGCTGCGTGTTCTTCAATCTCTTGATACCTTGGGAGCAGGCTTCACATTAGCCAGCCATGACCTTGATATTCGTGGTGCCGGAAACCTGCTGGGGGATGAACAATCCGGTCACGTGAAAGAGGTTGGGTTCGAGCTATACCAGGAAATGCTGGAAGAAGCCGTTGCGGCTGCCCGTGATGGTACCCTTGAGGGCGGTGAAGAAGCCGAAGATAAATGGTCCCCATCGATCAATATCGGTACATCAGTGTTGATTCCTGAGACTTATGTCTCTGACATTACGGTCCGGATGGATTTGTATCGCCGGATCGCGGCCCAGGACACAGAACAGGAAATAAATGCATTTGCTGTTGAAATGGTCGACCGTTTTGGCTCGATGCCGGAAGAGGTTAAACATCTGGTGGAAGTCATGACCATCAAACAATATTGTAAAGCCGCAAATATTGAGAAAATTGAAGCGGGACCAAAAGGGGCCGTTTTGACCTTCAGGGATAATCGTTTTGATAATCCGGGCGGACTGGTCGCTTTCATATCGAAACAACCCGGTTCGGCGAAATTGCGAGCCGATCACAAAATGGTCTACACTCGGTCGTGGGATCACCCGGATGATCGTTTGAAAGGTGTTTTATGGTTGTCCCAAAATTTGGCCAAAATTGCCAAGGCAACATAG
- a CDS encoding diguanylate cyclase domain-containing protein → MSVSAQILVVSNNEEAALTKCLTGFGYAASRMDYSKFKSEKIVSPLYDLILFLNNDGRDQLSGLKEALTEQTSQILIIGENPFSDSIQSIPTTFCDMELERRLASLVRLQVMKREFIRRSETTALYGLKTKDLPDPVSDEISKNILLVGTESDVLGQVMLQLDRGTQINVCQNAVSAMDELQSTQYDAMILLGAGQGDVNLRFANDVRANSRLFNLPIIFILDHESNRQAAYIHGASDIVLNPSEMKNLRVRTFLHINQADYRFSLQKLFKTSKPLPVTDGPTDLYSFGFMRAHLNNLISDHRAEDKYLTIATLDITNLGAINEEFGYAAGDQVLRQIGNIISFLVRGEDICCRYEGNKFLIALPGTGIDQARFALNRVYGVTKTTEFAVAGQDKPVAATVEMGLAEMAEQETVEETIRRCKGVSMVTTQAAAS, encoded by the coding sequence ATGTCTGTCTCCGCTCAGATTTTGGTCGTTTCGAATAATGAGGAAGCGGCCCTGACCAAATGCCTGACGGGCTTTGGATATGCCGCCTCAAGAATGGACTATTCCAAGTTCAAAAGTGAAAAAATTGTCTCCCCTTTATATGACCTGATTTTGTTCCTGAATAATGATGGGCGTGATCAGTTATCCGGCTTGAAGGAGGCATTGACCGAACAGACTTCTCAAATCCTGATCATCGGAGAAAATCCTTTTTCAGACAGCATCCAGTCTATCCCCACGACATTTTGTGATATGGAACTGGAACGACGGCTTGCCTCTCTTGTGCGCCTGCAGGTCATGAAACGTGAATTTATAAGACGCTCTGAAACCACGGCGCTATATGGGCTGAAAACAAAAGATCTTCCGGATCCCGTATCAGACGAAATCAGCAAAAATATTCTTCTTGTGGGTACAGAGAGCGACGTTTTAGGCCAAGTGATGTTGCAGCTGGATCGCGGAACCCAGATAAATGTCTGCCAAAACGCCGTGTCAGCGATGGACGAGTTGCAGTCTACGCAATATGACGCGATGATCCTGTTAGGGGCAGGCCAAGGAGATGTGAATCTTCGCTTCGCCAACGATGTTCGGGCAAATAGCCGGCTTTTCAATCTGCCAATCATCTTTATTCTTGATCATGAAAGCAATCGGCAGGCGGCTTATATCCACGGCGCTTCCGATATTGTTTTAAATCCGTCTGAAATGAAAAATCTGCGCGTAAGAACCTTTTTGCATATCAATCAGGCTGACTATCGATTTTCCCTTCAAAAGCTTTTTAAAACGTCAAAACCGCTGCCGGTTACAGATGGTCCCACCGATTTGTATTCTTTTGGCTTCATGCGGGCCCATCTGAACAACCTGATCTCAGATCATCGTGCGGAAGACAAGTATTTGACGATTGCGACTTTGGATATCACTAATCTGGGCGCCATTAACGAAGAATTCGGCTATGCCGCCGGGGATCAGGTCTTGCGGCAGATTGGAAATATCATTTCCTTTCTGGTGCGCGGTGAAGATATTTGCTGTCGGTATGAAGGGAACAAATTTCTGATCGCCCTGCCCGGCACCGGAATTGATCAGGCCCGCTTTGCCCTAAATCGTGTTTACGGTGTTACAAAAACGACCGAATTTGCGGTTGCGGGACAGGATAAACCGGTTGCCGCTACGGTTGAGATGGGATTGGCTGAAATGGCGGAACAGGAAACTGTCGAAGAAACCATTCGACGGTGCAAAGGTGTGAGTATGGTCACAACACAAGCGGCGGCCAGTTAA
- a CDS encoding SDR family NAD(P)-dependent oxidoreductase produces the protein MNSPTFLEGKHALVTGASSGLGWQFALTLARAGAKVTLAARSTDKLETLAKEIEGFDGRALPVRMDVTDVASIRSAVAAAETELGPVDILVNNSGISALSPSEAISEEDFDAVMDTNAKGAFFVAQAVGQSMIKHGHGGKIINIASVASNRVLKQNIAYCMSKAAVKHMTAALADEWGRYNINVNGINPGYIVTGINRDYWETDHGKKLISRLPRRRVGDPEVLDGALLLLAGPGSDFMTGSMIDVDDGLTAKGF, from the coding sequence GTGAATTCACCCACATTTCTAGAGGGAAAACATGCTCTGGTGACAGGAGCCTCTTCCGGATTAGGGTGGCAGTTTGCTCTGACGCTTGCCCGGGCTGGCGCCAAAGTTACGCTGGCTGCGCGCAGTACCGATAAGCTGGAAACACTGGCGAAGGAAATCGAAGGCTTCGATGGCCGCGCCCTACCTGTTCGGATGGATGTAACAGATGTTGCAAGTATCCGTTCGGCAGTTGCCGCCGCTGAAACAGAATTGGGACCGGTTGATATTCTGGTCAACAATTCAGGAATAAGCGCGTTGTCTCCTTCGGAAGCCATTAGTGAAGAAGATTTCGACGCTGTGATGGATACAAATGCCAAAGGGGCTTTTTTTGTCGCGCAGGCGGTCGGTCAAAGCATGATCAAACATGGGCATGGCGGTAAAATTATCAATATCGCGTCCGTCGCCTCAAACCGGGTCTTGAAGCAGAATATTGCCTATTGCATGTCAAAAGCAGCCGTTAAGCATATGACAGCCGCCCTTGCCGATGAATGGGGGCGTTATAACATCAATGTAAATGGCATTAACCCTGGATATATTGTCACTGGTATTAATCGCGATTATTGGGAAACGGATCACGGGAAAAAACTGATCAGTCGTTTGCCGCGCCGCCGTGTGGGGGATCCTGAGGTGTTGGATGGCGCTTTACTGCTTCTTGCAGGACCCGGCTCTGATTTCATGACCGGTAGCATGATTGATGTTGATGATGGTCTAACAGCCAAGGGATTCTGA